Proteins encoded in a region of the Clostridia bacterium genome:
- a CDS encoding leucine-rich repeat protein produces MIGKTNVNERNTAYRTGELEVHTVDPHVYSPSDYGLDYFDRVNVTSESTNPIIEMCNGHSFDFTPETVGEGRITDVLDYLFYRNSMLRNVIITSSFTRIGTYAFGMSGMRTLYVDGRNITSLGQSAFTGNKQLTTAYCNLPRQSDTLSLFQNSTNLTQMELSGIVKMGEYFLFGAPKLPYLEIPSTTAQINDYAFDLNRTDMSVEVDFHMVFLRHAEPNGSGGYEVAPTTLRPYMISNRTVAKLNMHVPLDSLLAYRVQVITAPASGLRQYMDRVFAYRDCAVGDTLPASLTQTASGYEGTYTLTWYKDYAHTVRASATVSEAGRYYATLSNVSETAI; encoded by the coding sequence ATGATAGGCAAAACCAACGTAAACGAGAGGAATACCGCCTATCGCACGGGCGAATTGGAAGTGCATACGGTGGATCCGCACGTTTACTCTCCGAGCGACTATGGGCTGGACTACTTCGACCGTGTGAACGTGACCTCGGAAAGTACGAATCCCATTATCGAAATGTGCAACGGACATTCCTTTGATTTTACGCCGGAGACGGTGGGTGAAGGGAGAATAACGGACGTGTTGGACTATTTGTTCTATCGAAACAGTATGCTGCGAAACGTCATTATCACGTCGTCGTTTACGCGCATAGGTACGTATGCGTTCGGCATGTCGGGTATGCGAACCTTGTACGTGGACGGGCGTAATATAACTTCGCTGGGCCAAAGCGCCTTTACCGGCAACAAACAGTTGACGACCGCATATTGCAATTTGCCCAGGCAGTCTGATACGTTGAGCCTTTTCCAAAACTCTACAAATCTGACGCAGATGGAATTGAGCGGTATTGTAAAAATGGGCGAATACTTTTTGTTTGGCGCACCAAAATTGCCCTATTTGGAAATACCGTCTACGACAGCGCAGATAAATGATTATGCGTTTGACTTGAATCGGACGGATATGTCGGTCGAAGTCGACTTTCATATGGTCTTTTTGCGCCACGCCGAGCCGAACGGTTCGGGTGGATATGAGGTGGCGCCGACGACGCTTAGGCCATATATGATCTCGAATCGCACCGTAGCCAAACTGAATATGCACGTCCCTTTGGATAGTTTGTTGGCCTATCGCGTGCAAGTAATCACCGCGCCTGCATCTGGGCTCAGGCAATATATGGACAGAGTGTTTGCCTATCGGGATTGCGCCGTGGGCGATACGCTTCCCGCAAGTCTTACGCAAACCGCTTCGGGGTATGAGGGTACGTATACCTTGACTTGGTACAAGGATTACGCGCATACGGTGCGCGCGTCCGCCACGGTCAGCGAGGCGGGCCGATACTACGCCACGCTTTCGAACGTGAGCGAAACGGCAATATAG
- a CDS encoding sel1 repeat family protein: protein MLQIEKGIKLLAQQKFAEAYQCFHEGAPEDADCQCQEALLVLNGRGVMRNVAEGVRLLRESAERGAVDAYFHLSNLHYLGVGVAKDEQEGMRLLRLAVDRGSVPAMMRLGNMMMEGKVDGATPMEGLSVIEQAAATGFPDALNQLGVMYVTGRLVERNGSKARQLFEEAAEKGLPEAYFNLSMTYMDGSAGEKNPAKSTEYLQKSAEKGYVKAFQPLGVRYLKGIGVRPDTKAAREWIYKSAASGDSEGENTYGNLLLQGVGGQPDPASARLWFERAAKSGHVGAMNNLGVCMLDGRGGPKNVARSVELFQAARDKGNPDGSFNLGLCKATGNGTEKDEAEAFKLFEEAMQRGHFSAPAYVGFALVRGAGVVQNPQEGLRILREAAAKGERTAVYHLAVCLLNGWGTVQNEKEGTVLLARAAALGYEPAKAELNKRNAGGTIPNANTAEGESLQAEGDDAGAVNAYKKAAAEGDSQAMVNLGLCYLEGKGTAKDVKMAALWFERAQSKGNLVADYNLACLLWRGEGTEKNQKRALSLWQQCALLGHAPSQYRLALAMKEGGDEEKEDPKACIQWATKAAQTGYKEACLFLAQCYREGYGVDANEVKASYWENFADEE, encoded by the coding sequence ATGCTGCAAATCGAAAAGGGAATCAAGCTGTTGGCGCAACAAAAATTCGCCGAAGCGTATCAATGTTTTCACGAAGGTGCGCCGGAAGACGCGGACTGTCAATGCCAAGAGGCGTTGCTGGTGCTGAACGGGCGCGGCGTGATGCGGAACGTGGCGGAAGGCGTGCGCTTGTTGCGGGAAAGCGCCGAACGAGGCGCGGTGGACGCGTATTTCCACCTGTCCAACCTGCACTATTTGGGCGTGGGCGTGGCGAAAGACGAGCAAGAAGGTATGCGCCTTTTGCGCCTGGCGGTAGATAGGGGCAGCGTGCCCGCGATGATGCGCCTCGGCAATATGATGATGGAGGGAAAAGTGGACGGCGCGACGCCGATGGAAGGCCTTTCTGTCATCGAGCAAGCCGCGGCAACGGGCTTCCCGGACGCATTGAATCAGTTGGGCGTGATGTACGTGACGGGCCGATTGGTCGAACGAAACGGATCGAAAGCGCGGCAACTCTTCGAAGAGGCCGCGGAGAAGGGATTGCCCGAGGCGTATTTTAACCTCAGTATGACCTATATGGACGGTTCGGCGGGCGAGAAAAATCCCGCCAAGAGTACGGAGTATCTGCAAAAATCCGCCGAAAAAGGTTACGTCAAAGCCTTCCAACCCTTGGGCGTGCGATACCTAAAAGGTATCGGCGTGCGCCCCGACACCAAGGCGGCGAGGGAATGGATATATAAGAGCGCGGCTTCGGGCGACAGCGAAGGCGAGAATACCTACGGCAATCTGCTGTTGCAGGGCGTGGGCGGACAGCCCGACCCCGCTTCGGCAAGGCTGTGGTTTGAGCGTGCGGCAAAAAGCGGACACGTCGGCGCAATGAATAATCTGGGCGTGTGTATGCTGGACGGTCGTGGCGGCCCGAAAAACGTCGCGCGTTCGGTCGAATTGTTCCAAGCGGCGAGAGATAAAGGCAACCCGGACGGAAGCTTTAATCTGGGGCTTTGCAAGGCAACGGGCAACGGCACCGAAAAGGACGAGGCGGAAGCGTTCAAATTGTTTGAAGAGGCTATGCAACGCGGGCACTTTTCGGCACCTGCGTACGTCGGCTTTGCGTTGGTGCGCGGCGCAGGCGTGGTGCAAAATCCGCAAGAGGGATTGCGTATCCTGCGCGAAGCGGCCGCAAAAGGCGAGCGCACCGCCGTGTATCACTTGGCGGTGTGTTTGTTGAACGGCTGGGGTACCGTGCAAAACGAAAAAGAAGGCACGGTGCTATTGGCGCGCGCCGCAGCGTTGGGGTACGAACCCGCCAAGGCGGAGTTGAACAAGCGCAACGCGGGAGGCACTATCCCCAACGCGAATACCGCCGAGGGGGAGAGTTTGCAGGCCGAGGGCGACGACGCGGGCGCGGTGAACGCCTACAAAAAAGCGGCGGCCGAAGGGGATTCGCAAGCGATGGTCAATCTGGGGCTGTGCTACCTCGAAGGAAAAGGTACGGCGAAAGACGTGAAAATGGCGGCGTTGTGGTTCGAGCGAGCGCAATCGAAAGGAAATTTGGTCGCGGACTACAACCTCGCTTGCCTTTTGTGGAGAGGCGAAGGCACCGAGAAAAATCAAAAACGCGCGTTGAGCCTGTGGCAACAATGCGCTCTTTTGGGGCACGCCCCGTCGCAATATCGGTTGGCATTGGCCATGAAAGAGGGCGGCGACGAAGAAAAGGAAGACCCCAAAGCGTGTATTCAATGGGCGACCAAGGCCGCCCAAACGGGGTATAAAGAGGCCTGTCTTTTCTTGGCGCAATGTTACCGTGAGGGGTACGGCGTGGACGCAAACGAGGTCAAAGCCTCGTATTGGGAAAACTTCGCGGACGAAGAGTAG